The DNA window GCCGTTTGTCGATGATGCTTCGAATTACAGTGCGCTGACACTGCCGCTGGAAAACAACGGATGCTCGACCTTCAACTCGTCGGCCAGCTTCATCGATCACATGATTATCTCGAATGATCTGGCACCAGCGGCTATCTCAAATTCGACCTATGTGTTGCAACCGTTCAGCATCCCGAACTACGGCAATACGACGTCGGACCACAACCCGATTGTAACCCGTTTCGATCTGACCAAACTGGTGACGCCGGTAACGGCCCTGACGGTAACGGCTACGGCTAACCCGACCCAGATCCTGACCACGGGCAGCACGACGCTGACCGGCATGGCGATGGGTGGTACGAGTCCTTACAGCTACGCCTTCACAGGTCCGGGCAACATCGCGGCCAGCGGCAACACGGCCACGGTATCGGGTCTATCAGCTGGTGTACAGACGTTCACCGTCACGGTGACGGACGCGACCACACCAACGGCCCAGACCAGCTTTACCACTGTCAGCGTGACAGTGACGCAGGCCAACACGGCTCCGACGGTAGCTAATCCAGTCGGTCCGCAGAGCGCCACGGTGGGTAGTGCCTACACGCTATCAGTGGCCAACGTGTTCACCGATGCCGAGACGCCCAACCAGCTGACCTTGTCAGCTAGCGGCTTGCCATCGGGTCTGAGCCTGAACGGGACGACGATTTCGGGTACACCCTCGACGACGATGGGCTCACCCTACACCGTCACGCTGACGGCGACTGATCCGGGCAACCTGAGCAGCAGCACCCAGTTCACCCTCACGATCAATCCGGCTGCGACCACGACGCCCACGCCAACGGGTCCGTTTAGCATCACGGGTGTAACCCTGAACAGCTGCCAGACCATCTCGACGGGTGAGCGTCAGATCAGCTTCACGCCCCAGTACGCCGGGGTGACAGGGGAGACGATCACCTTCCGAGTGGTCAACGAGAGCCTACCCACCACGATGGCTGGTCCCTATACGCTGAAGCTCTACACCGACAACCCGGTGATCAACCTGCGGGCCATGCAGGGCAGCGGCAGTGAGGTGAGCTACGCCTACAACTGGCTGGCCGCTTGTAACAACACCACGCCCACACCGACTAACACCGCTCCAACGGTGGCCAACCCAGTTGGTCCGCAGAGCGCGACAGTTGGTAGTGGCTACACGCTGTCAGTGGCCAATGTGTTTACCGATGCCGAGACGCCCAACCAGCTGACCTTGTCGGCCAGTGGCCTGCCCGCGGGGCTGAGCCTGAACGGCATAAGCATCAGCGGCACGCCGTCGATGAGTGGAGTGAGCAATGTGACGCTGACAGCGACCGATCCGGGCAACCTGAGCAGCAGCACCCAGTTCACCCTCACGATCAATCCGGCTGCGACCACGACGCCCACGCCAACGGGTCCGTTTAGCATCACGGGTGTAACCCTGAACAGCTGCCAGACCATCTCGACGGGTGAGCGTCAGATCAGCTTCACGCCCCAGTACGCCGGGGTGACAGGGGAGACGATCACCTTCCGAGTGGTCAACGAGAGCCTACCCACCACGATGGCTGGTCCCTACACGCTGAAGCTCTACACCGACAACCCGGTGATCAACCTGCGGGCCATGCAGGGCAGCGGCAGTGAGGTGAGCTACGCCTACAACTGGCTGGCCGCTTGTAACAACACCACGCCCACACCGACTAACACCGCTCCAACGGTGGCCAACCCAGTTGGTCCGCAGAGCGCGACAGTTGGTAGTGGTTACACGCTCTCAATTGCCAACGTGTTCACCGATGCCGAGACACCCAACCAACTGATCTTGTCGGCCAGTGGCCTGCCTGCGGGTCTGAATCTGAGCGGCACGACTATCAGCGGTACACCCTCGATGAGTGGAGTGAGCAATGTGACGCTGACAGCGACTGATCCGGGCAACCTGAGCAGCAGCACCCAGTTCACGCTGACGGTCAATCCAGCCGCGGCTACTACGCCAACAGGTCCCTTTAGCATCACGGGGGTGAGCCTGAACAGCTGCCAGACCCTCTCGGCGGGCGAGCGCCAGATCAGCTTCACACCCCGCTACGCCGGTGTAACGGGGGAAACGATCACCTTCCGGGTAGTCAACGAGAGTGTGCCCACGACGGCACCGGGCCCTTACACGCTCAAGCTATACACGGATAATCCGGTGATCAATCTGCGGGCCATGCAGGGCAGCGGCAGCGAGGTGAGCTACGCCTACAACTGGCTGGCCGCTTGCAATGCTAACGGCCGCGTCGGTGTAGTTGAATCGACGATGGATGTTCGCGTGATCGGCAACCCAATCCACGACGGCCAGGCATCTGTTGAAGTGCGTGGCGTAAGCGGTCAGCCGTTGACGATGGTGTTAACCGATATGCAGGGACAGACAGTCGGTCAGTATCAGGTTGAGCGGGCTGGCTCGGTTGAAGCGCACACGTTCGCGGTCGGCCGGCAACCCGTCGGTACGCTGCTGTTACGCGTTACGACGCCAACGCAGTCGCAGACGGTGAAGCTGCTTAAAGTAAACTAAGCGAGTAGTATTTAGGGTAGAAAACCCAGATCGGAAACGGTCTGGGTTTTCTGCTTTCCAATGCTCTACTCTCTAGTATATCGCTGGTGTTAACAGTCTGTTAATCAATGTTATCAGATTGTTAAGGCTTCATATATGCATGGCCTGATCCACTATTTTTATCCGCATTTATTCATTGTTCATATCACACCAATAGACAACCGTTCTTTTACCAACCCAACTAACTTCATGAAACACGTTTTACAATGCCGATGGCTGGCTCTGCTCTGCTGTCTTAGTATCCTAATTACAGGCCCTACAGTTTGGGCACAATACACGCCGGGTAATCTGGTCGTGTTGCAGGCTGGTAATGGAACGTCGCCAACCAGCCTGACGAATACGGGTAATCCTATTCTTCTCAAAGAATTCAGCCCGTCAGGAGTGGCCGCCACTACCGTAGCCATTCCATCTACAGGAAGTAATCCGATGATTATTAGCGGGTCTGCTACTTCGGAGGGTATGCTGACCCGCTCTGCCAATGGCCTGTCACTAGTTTTGACAGGATATGCCCAAGTACTACCTAATACGGTTGCACTTGCAGGTACTTCAGCTGCCACAGTCAATCGGGCGATTGGTACAGTTGATATCAACGGCACCTTTAATCGGGTTCTAACCAGTAGCACATTTTACTCTGGAAATAACATTCGAGGAGCAACTTCGGACGGTACTAATTACTGGGCTGCCGGTGGGGTCGACGGTACAGATTATTTTGGTACGGGTACTCCAGCTACTGTGCAAAATACGGTGACCAACACTCGTGAAGTTGCTGTCTTTAATGGCAATCTTTACTTCTCCAGCCAAGTTGCCGGTTCTTATGGTATATTTCAAGTTGGGACCGGACTACCGAAAACAGCTGGTCAAACGATAACTCCCGTCTTTAGTACGACAGGAACTGGTACCGGAAACCCTGCGTCGGCAGGCTTCTTTTTCAACACAGCGGGCACTGTTTGCTATGTTGCTGATGGCCGTACTATCGCTAATGGAGGAGGAATCCAAAAATGGACATACAACGGTACTACTTGGTCACTATCATACACGTTGGGTACTACCACAGGGAGTGCCACTACTAATGGAACCTTCGGTTTGACGGTTGATTTTTCAGGGACAAACCCTGTTATCTACGCAACTACGACGGAATCAACGGCTAATCGTCTCATAAAAATTACGGATACTGGTTCAGGGTCGACTGCCACCTTGCTGTCTACAGCGCCTACTAACACTGTCTTTCGTGGGGTAGCAATGGCCCCAGTCAATGTCTGCCCTTCAATCACTGCTTCGCTTAACGGTACATCCACGATTTGCACGGGCAGTTCGGCCAATCTCACCGCTACCATTACCGGCGGCACCGGGCCTTACTCGCTGACGTATTCCAACGGTACAACCAATACGGTCGTAAGCAACTACACCAGCGGTGCTAACATCACCATTAGCCCTACAACCAGCACGACGTACACGCTGGTCAACGTAACCGATGCTAACGCTTGTGCGGCTACGGTAAGCGGATCAGCGCAGGTAACAGTCAATCAGCCTCCTACGACGGCTAACGCAGGCACGGCGCAAACGATTTTCACCGGGCAGTCAGCAACGCTGGCAGCCAACACACCCACAACCGGAACGGGGATGTGGTCGGTGACGAGCGGCCCCTCGACGGCGGCTTCACAGTTCAGCAGTATCACCAGTCCGACGGCCACATTCGCTCCGGCGGGCGGCATGGGCAGCTACGTCCTGACTTGGACGATCAGTAACGCACCCTGTACACCATCAGCTAGCAACGTAACGATTACGGTATCGAACCCCACCGTCAATTTGTCGGTGAGCAGCAACAGCGGGTCGGAAGCGGATAAAACGGCTATCACCGTGACGGCGATGGCTGCGGCTCCGGTCGTGGGTGATCAGACGGTTAGCCTGGCCGTGACCGGTACGGGCATCACCTCGGGCGACTACGTGCTAAGTAGCAACACCATCACGATTCTGAACGGACAAACGGCCGGTTCGGTCACGTTTACGGTTGTCGACGACAACGCTGTCGAAGGCACCGAAACAGCAACGCTGACCATCAGTAACCCGTCATCGGGCGTGGCACTGGGCAACACGGTTGCGCAGAACATCACTATCACCGACAACGATGTAGCCCCCGGCCTGAGCATCAATGATGTGTCGATGGCCGAAGGTAATAGTGGCACGACCACGTTCACGTTTACCATCAGTCTGGCGGCTCCGGCTCCGGCGGGTGGCGTCAGCTTCAACTACGCAACGGCCAACGGCACCGCCACCGCGGGTACGGATTACGTCGCTACCAGCGGTACGGGAACGATTCCTGAAGGCAGCAGCACGTTTGCGATCAGCGTACTGGTCAACGGCAACACGACCTTTGAAGCGGATAAGACGTTCTTCGTCGACGTAGCGAATGTAACGGGGGCGACGGTATCGAAAGGCCTGGGTACTGGCACGATCGTAAACGACGATGCCCAGCCGCTACCTGATCTGACCCTAGCACTGGCTGGACCCGCATCGGCCACGACGGGACAGGCCTACAGCTATAGTCTGGTAGTGAGCAACAGCGGTACTGCCGACGCCAGCAATGTGCCGGTTTCGTTTACGCTGCCGAGTGGGGTAGCCTACGCCAATGCATCGGGTAGCAACAGTTTCGCAGCGACGCAGAGCGGTTCAGTCGTTTCGTTTACGGGTGGAACGCTTACGCAGGGGAGCAGTGCCACGCTGCTAGTTTCGGTAACGCCGAACGCGGCCGGTACAGAAACCGTGTCGCCCGGAGCCGCCGTCATCGATCCCGCTAACACGATCACGGAAAGCAACGAAAACAACAACAGTTCGACGCAAATGGTAACGACGTCGGTCGTGGCACCCAATCAGCCGCCCGTTGCGCCGACGCTGCCGAATCAAACCGGTACGGTAGCCGTCGCCTTCTCCTACACCGTGCCTGCTTTCTCCGATCCTGAAAACGGGGCGCTGACCTATACCATCACCGGCGTTCCGGCGGGCCTGAGCGCCAATAACAGCACCCGCGCCATCTCAGGTACACCCACCACGACGGGCGTTTCAACCGTGACGGTGGTAGCCACTGATCCGCAGAGTGCGACCACGGCTGGTACGTTTACCATCACCATCAACGCCAATCAGCCGCCGGTAGCCCCCACGTTCACCAATCAGACGGCGACGGTGGGTACGGCCTTTAGCTATGTGGTTCCGGCTTTCAGTGATGCCGAGAACCAGACGCTGACCTATGCGGCATCGGGTGTTCCTTCGCCCCTGAGCTTCGATCCGGCCACGCGTACCATCTCGGGTACACCAACGGGTAGCGGCACGTCGACGATCACGATTACGGCGACTGATCCGGCCAGTAACATGACCAGCGGCACGTTTACCCTGACGGTAAACCCGGCACCTGCGGCTGGGGTAATTCGGATAACGGAGTACATGTATTCGTCAAACAACGGAGCAGGAAACGGCGTCGGCGAATTTATTGAACTGACCAACGTCGGTAATGCGGCTATCGACCTGACGGGCTGGAGCTTTGACGACAATACCCGCACGGCGGGGTCGTTTGCCATCGGCAGCCTGGGTACGGTACAGCCAAATGAATCGGTTATCATTACCGATGCGACAGCCGCGCTGTTCCGTCAGTTCTGGTTCCTCCCTGCTTCGGTGAAAATAGTCGGAGGAAGCGATCAGGGCCTGGGTCGGAACGACGAAATAAACATCTACGATGCATCAGGTACGCTTGTAACTAGCCTGACCTACAATGATCAGGGAACGAATCCTGCCAACACGGTTCGAACGCAATACATCAGTGCGTGGCCGCAGCGTAATCTGCTGGGCCAGACGAATACGGCAGGCTGGCAGCTATCGGTCGCGGGTGATGCGCAGAATTCGTATGTCGCCACTACCGGCGACCTGGGTAATCCCGGTGGCTATTTCGTACCGCTCAACCGGGTACTGGTACGTGAGTCAGGCGGCACGACAACGGTAACGGAAGGTGGTCCGACAGATACATACACGGTGGCACTCAACAGCCAGCCATCGTCCGACGTGACGGTGACGATCAACCCCGGTTCGCAACTGACCGTTAACCCGACTACGCTGACATTTACGTCGGCGAATTATAGCACCGCGCAAACCGTCACGGTAACGGCCATTGACGATAATGTGTATCAGGGTGCACCCCGTTCGGTAACGATCACGCAAAACGTAACGAGCAGCGACGCAGCTTACAACGGTATCGCAGTGAATCCTGTTTCTGTTACGATTACTGACAACGATTCGCCCGTAACGGCCGCACCGACGATTCAGGTGGCGAATACGACCACGAAATACGTGAACCTGCCCACCAGCGGCCCCGGTTACGTCAGTGGAGTGATAAACGACCCGACTGATCCGGCGAAAACACTTGGTATCGACTTTACACTCGCTGATACCGACTCAGACGTAAACACGCTGACGACGACAGCCACCAGCAACAACGGAAACGCTACGGTCAGTCTGACCGGCTCGGGCAGCAGCCGGAACCTGAAAATTACGCCGGTCAATGCTGGTTATTCAACCATTACCGTATCGGTCAGCGACGGGACGAACACGACGAATTATGTGGTCAATTATGCGGGATCGGCGGCTTCGGTTGCTCCCTCGACCACTCGCTTTCACACGGGAACCAGCGATGCCTCGACGGCCATTCTCGTCGATGCGAACTACATGCTCGTTGGTGATGACGAAAACCAGGTACTTCGGCTGTACAACCGGCAAAATTCAGGTTTGCCCGTTGCCGGTTTCGATTTCACTTCGTCGCTCGGCCTGACCGACGTGTCGGGTGGTGTACCCCGTGAGTTCGATCTGGAACTGTCGGTTCGGCAGAACAACCGTATCTTCTGGATTGGCTCGGAAAGCAACGCCGATGGTGGTAATGCCCGCGTCAACCGCGACCGCGTGTTTGCCACCGACGTGTCGGGTAACGGTGCATCGACATCGCTCAGCTACGTGGGTCGGTACGATCACCTGCGCGAAGACATCATCAGCTGGGACGTCAACAACGGTCACGGCAAAGGAGCCAACCACTATGGATTGCAGGCTAGTGCAGCCGCTGGTGTAGGGTCGAAGCAAACGAGTGGTTATAACATCGAAGGGGCGGAATTTGCGCCGGATGGTACTACCGTTTATCTGGGATTCCGGGCTCCGCAGGTACTGCCCGGTAACCGGACGAAGGCGCTCATTGTACCCGTAACGAATCTGACCAGCCTGGTAAGCGGACAATCGCAGGGGGCGGCTACGTTCGGTGCGCCAATCGAACTGAATCTGGGCGGACGAGGCATCCGGGAAATGCGACGAAACGTCAGCAATCAGTACGTAATTATCGCCGGACCAGCGGGTGATGCTGGTGCATCACCTAACGATTTCCGACTGTTTACCTGGACGGGTAATGCCAGCGATGCTCTGGTAGAACACAATGCTAATTTGACGGCATTGATGGTAAACGGTAGCTTCGAGTCGATTGTCGAAGTACCTGCTTCGCTTGATAACAACACGTCGCTGCAACTGCTGATCGACAATGGTGACGCAGTTTATTACAACGATGGAATGGTGGCCAAAGATCTGGCCCAGAACAATTTCAAGAAGTTTCGTTCGGAGATTGTAACGCTTGGTTCGCCACTCAACACCGCTCCGGTAGCGACGGCTAACAACAACCAGACGGCGACGGTCGGCATGGCCTTCACCTACACGGTCAACGCCTTCACCGATGCCGAGACGCCCAACCAGCTGACCTACGCGGCCATCATCAACCCGGCCGACGGACTGAGCTTCGACCCGGCGACGCGCATCATCTCCGGTACGCCAACGATGACTGGTGTGAGCAGCGTGACGATCTCGGCCACCGATCCGGGTAGTCTGAGCGCGAGCACGACGTTCACCATCACCGTCAACCCCGCGCCGGTAACAGCTCTGACGGTAACGGCTACGGCGAACCCAACCCACATTCTGACTACGGGCAGCACGACACTGACGGGCATGGCAATGGGCGGCACAACGCCTTACAGCTACGCCTTCAGCGGCCCGGGTACGATTACGCCCAGCGGTAACACGGCCAGCGTATCGGGCCTGTCGGCAGGTGTACAGACGTTCACGGTCACGGTAACCGATGCGACAACGCCTACGGCCCAAAGCAGCTTCACCACCGTCAGCGTAACGGTGACGACGCCGAATACAGCTCCCTCAGTCGCCAATGCAGTTGCTCCTCAGAGCGCAACGGTAGGGGTGGGTTACACGCTCTCGCTGGCCAATGTGTTCACTGATGCCGAGACGCCCAACCAGCTGACTTTGTCGGTGAGTGGACTACCAGCCGGGTTAAACTTCACGGCTCCGGCTACTATCAGCGGTATACCCTCGACGACGGTTGGTTCACCCTATACGATCAGCGTTACCGCGACCGATCCGGGCAACCTATCGACAACGACGACGTTTACACTGACGATTCAGGCCCTGCCCGCCCTGACGGTAACGGCCTCGGCGAACCCAACCCAGATCCTGACCACGGGTAGTACGACGCTGACTGGTATGGCGATGGGTGGTACGAGCCCTTACAGTTACGCCTTCACTGGTCCAGGTACGATTACGCCCAGCGGTAACACGGCCAGCGTATCGGGCCTGTCGGCAGGTGTACAAACGTTCACGATCACGGTAACCGATGCGACAACGCCTACGGCCCAAAGCAGCTTTACCACCGTCAGCGTAACGGTGACTACAGCTAATCAGCCGCCCGTTGCGCCGACGCTGCCCAACCAGAGTGGTACGGTAGCCGTTGCCTTCTCCTACACCGTGCCTGCCTTCACCGATCCTGAAAACGGCGCGCTGACCTACACC is part of the Spirosoma rhododendri genome and encodes:
- a CDS encoding putative Ig domain-containing protein, which produces MASLSTNPTSLTGYAATQGVASTSKSYALSGSNLDGNPVSVSATAGIELSTDNSTFASTLSIPATTSSVSTTIYARISSGATTGAFSGTITNTANGTVTAAVSVSGTVNAPNSPSLSVNPTTLSGFSTTQGTASATQTYALSGSNLTNDVTVTAPAGYQVSQDGATFQNSITVAQSNGSVNATITVRLTGASAGPVSGNITNVSGSVSGNVAVSGTVASNTPYTPIATARNSVGQTVTIAGRVTVTNQLGSRQIYIQDNTGGIVVYSGSTGTDLSTLVQLGDSVQARGPISVFSGYTEITSAAATNFTVVSGAGTRIPTPVAITLDQLPAYQGQLVSVSNASITPVASTFTGGTNYTITANNQSATLRINANSPLAGAGQPANPVSVTGIADRFVSGATTTGTNGLQLQPRILADIPGSTPAQDLTCTAGMSNSTLSTDQTLDIAAWNMEFFGADAGTIICPNGNLNYNDMGPTNEDLQQSNSVTVLGKLKADIVAVEEISDIDRFAATVASLPGSYSYTCSNRFSYYFQDECTQTPSGNPPTVFGPTKFAQKVCVIYNKATVTPVLAETKPLLDGNYNYPSANNWSSGRLPFLFVGDATINGVTQRVHVVAIHAKSGSATADYNRRKQDIADLKANLDAAYPNAKLIILGDYNDKLNGSIASGQQSSYKPFVDDASNYSALTLPLENNGCSTFNSSASFIDHMIISNDLAPAAISNSTYVLQPFSIPNYGNTTSDHNPIVTRFDLTKLVTPVTALTVTATANPTQILTTGSTTLTGMAMGGTSPYSYAFTGPGNIAASGNTATVSGLSAGVQTFTVTVTDATTPTAQTSFTTVSVTVTQANTAPTVANPVGPQSATVGSAYTLSVANVFTDAETPNQLTLSASGLPSGLSLNGTTISGTPSTTMGSPYTVTLTATDPGNLSSSTQFTLTINPAATTTPTPTGPFSITGVTLNSCQTISTGERQISFTPQYAGVTGETITFRVVNESLPTTMAGPYTLKLYTDNPVINLRAMQGSGSEVSYAYNWLAACNNTTPTPTNTAPTVANPVGPQSATVGSGYTLSVANVFTDAETPNQLTLSASGLPAGLSLNGISISGTPSMSGVSNVTLTATDPGNLSSSTQFTLTINPAATTTPTPTGPFSITGVTLNSCQTISTGERQISFTPQYAGVTGETITFRVVNESLPTTMAGPYTLKLYTDNPVINLRAMQGSGSEVSYAYNWLAACNNTTPTPTNTAPTVANPVGPQSATVGSGYTLSIANVFTDAETPNQLILSASGLPAGLNLSGTTISGTPSMSGVSNVTLTATDPGNLSSSTQFTLTVNPAAATTPTGPFSITGVSLNSCQTLSAGERQISFTPRYAGVTGETITFRVVNESVPTTAPGPYTLKLYTDNPVINLRAMQGSGSEVSYAYNWLAACNANGRVGVVESTMDVRVIGNPIHDGQASVEVRGVSGQPLTMVLTDMQGQTVGQYQVERAGSVEAHTFAVGRQPVGTLLLRVTTPTQSQTVKLLKVN
- a CDS encoding putative Ig domain-containing protein yields the protein MAPVNVCPSITASLNGTSTICTGSSANLTATITGGTGPYSLTYSNGTTNTVVSNYTSGANITISPTTSTTYTLVNVTDANACAATVSGSAQVTVNQPPTTANAGTAQTIFTGQSATLAANTPTTGTGMWSVTSGPSTAASQFSSITSPTATFAPAGGMGSYVLTWTISNAPCTPSASNVTITVSNPTVNLSVSSNSGSEADKTAITVTAMAAAPVVGDQTVSLAVTGTGITSGDYVLSSNTITILNGQTAGSVTFTVVDDNAVEGTETATLTISNPSSGVALGNTVAQNITITDNDVAPGLSINDVSMAEGNSGTTTFTFTISLAAPAPAGGVSFNYATANGTATAGTDYVATSGTGTIPEGSSTFAISVLVNGNTTFEADKTFFVDVANVTGATVSKGLGTGTIVNDDAQPLPDLTLALAGPASATTGQAYSYSLVVSNSGTADASNVPVSFTLPSGVAYANASGSNSFAATQSGSVVSFTGGTLTQGSSATLLVSVTPNAAGTETVSPGAAVIDPANTITESNENNNSSTQMVTTSVVAPNQPPVAPTLPNQTGTVAVAFSYTVPAFSDPENGALTYTITGVPAGLSANNSTRAISGTPTTTGVSTVTVVATDPQSATTAGTFTITINANQPPVAPTFTNQTATVGTAFSYVVPAFSDAENQTLTYAASGVPSPLSFDPATRTISGTPTGSGTSTITITATDPASNMTSGTFTLTVNPAPAAGVIRITEYMYSSNNGAGNGVGEFIELTNVGNAAIDLTGWSFDDNTRTAGSFAIGSLGTVQPNESVIITDATAALFRQFWFLPASVKIVGGSDQGLGRNDEINIYDASGTLVTSLTYNDQGTNPANTVRTQYISAWPQRNLLGQTNTAGWQLSVAGDAQNSYVATTGDLGNPGGYFVPLNRVLVRESGGTTTVTEGGPTDTYTVALNSQPSSDVTVTINPGSQLTVNPTTLTFTSANYSTAQTVTVTAIDDNVYQGAPRSVTITQNVTSSDAAYNGIAVNPVSVTITDNDSPVTAAPTIQVANTTTKYVNLPTSGPGYVSGVINDPTDPAKTLGIDFTLADTDSDVNTLTTTATSNNGNATVSLTGSGSSRNLKITPVNAGYSTITVSVSDGTNTTNYVVNYAGSAASVAPSTTRFHTGTSDASTAILVDANYMLVGDDENQVLRLYNRQNSGLPVAGFDFTSSLGLTDVSGGVPREFDLELSVRQNNRIFWIGSESNADGGNARVNRDRVFATDVSGNGASTSLSYVGRYDHLREDIISWDVNNGHGKGANHYGLQASAAAGVGSKQTSGYNIEGAEFAPDGTTVYLGFRAPQVLPGNRTKALIVPVTNLTSLVSGQSQGAATFGAPIELNLGGRGIREMRRNVSNQYVIIAGPAGDAGASPNDFRLFTWTGNASDALVEHNANLTALMVNGSFESIVEVPASLDNNTSLQLLIDNGDAVYYNDGMVAKDLAQNNFKKFRSEIVTLGSPLNTAPVATANNNQTATVGMAFTYTVNAFTDAETPNQLTYAAIINPADGLSFDPATRIISGTPTMTGVSSVTISATDPGSLSASTTFTITVNPAPVTALTVTATANPTHILTTGSTTLTGMAMGGTTPYSYAFSGPGTITPSGNTASVSGLSAGVQTFTVTVTDATTPTAQSSFTTVSVTVTTPNTAPSVANAVAPQSATVGVGYTLSLANVFTDAETPNQLTLSVSGLPAGLNFTAPATISGIPSTTVGSPYTISVTATDPGNLSTTTTFTLTIQALPALTVTASANPTQILTTGSTTLTGMAMGGTSPYSYAFTGPGTITPSGNTASVSGLSAGVQTFTITVTDATTPTAQSSFTTVSVTVTTANQPPVAPTLPNQSGTVAVAFSYTVPAFTDPENGALTYTITGVPAGLSANNSTRVISGTPTTTGVSTVTVVATDPQSATTAGTFTITINANQAPVASTVSNQTATVGAAFSYVVPAFSDAENQTLTYVASGVPTPLMFNPATRTLSGTPTSSGTSTVTIKATDPASNTAGTTFTLTVSPSALSLVASANPAQILTTGTTTLSASVSGGTTPYSYAFTGPSVITPNGNTATVSGLSAGVQTFTVTVTDATTPSAQTSFTTVSVTVTMANTAPIVANPVGLQSATVGSAYTLSVANVFTDAETPNQLTLSASGLPAGLNLSGTTISGTPSMSGVSTVTLTVTDPGNLTASTQFTITVNPAAGTTPTPTGPFSITGVTLNSCQTLSAGERQISFTPQYAGVTGETITFRVVNESVATTAPGPYTLKLYTDNPVINLRAMQGSGSEVAYVYNWLAACNNTTPTPTNTAPTVANPVGPQSATVGSGYTLSVANAFTDAETPNQLTLSASGLPAGLGLSGSTISGTPSVSGVSTVTLTATDPGNLSSSTQFTITVNPAATTTPTPTGPFSITGVSLNSCQTLSAGERQISFTPQYAGVTGESITFRVVNESVATTAPGPYTLKLYTDNPVINLRAMQGSGSEVAYAYNWLAACNNITPTPTNTAPTVANPVGPQSATVGSGYTLSVANVFTDAETPNQLTLSASGLPAGLILSGSTISGTPSMSGVSNVTLTATDPGNLSSSSQFTITVNPAATTTPTPTGPFSITGVTLNSCQTISAGERQISFTPQYAGVTGETITFRVVNESVATTAPGPYMLKLYTDNPVINLRAMQGSGSEVSYAYNWLAACNTNGRTGATERTELLTVTVLGNPVVGETVDIEIRGAEGQSVRIQTIDGRGHAISADRIEQAVSVERLTVRLRQSAGIYLLQVSTATQQQTVKLIRD